The genomic segment AGCGTTTCAGCTCTTTGACCTGTCCTGCCGTCAAGCGGATTGCCCCGATCGTGAACAGCAGGTTCTGGTCTCCCTCCCAGAGGTCCTGGGCTGTCCCACGGTCGTCGCCCAGACTCAGGCCGTCTGCGGAGAGCCAGAAGCCACGGTGGTCCCCCGTCTGGTTGACGTACACCCGCAGGATTTCCCGGACTCTTTCCTCAATACGTGGCTGCACCTGGGCGCCGACGAATGACTCCAGGGCCTCAGCCGTGGTGACCTCGTATGGAATGAACCAGGGCTGTGGG from the Deinococcus radiotolerans genome contains:
- a CDS encoding winged helix-turn-helix domain-containing protein, yielding MELRPLLNLLIQGPKSVTDLAEHLELNVQRAYYLVQKLVKVDVASVITERRGGRTVKMYAVPQPWFIPYEVTTAEALESFVGAQVQPRIEERVREILRVYVNQTGDHRGFWLSADGLSLGDDRGTAQDLWEGDQNLLFTIGAIRLTAGQVKELKRSLVSLAHEEHTHPSTPRQTYDFAVLLVPRRDA